Proteins encoded together in one Pseudoroseomonas cervicalis window:
- a CDS encoding TenA family protein, producing the protein MSLSERLRAQNAADWDAATTHRFAAELGAGSIDPAVLRAYLVQDYQFIDRFVALLGAAIASADSYAARLRLSRFLAMITSDENTYFQRAFDELGVPEAERTAPELSETTRAFQELMREAAESRSYAQALSVLAVAEWLYLSWAERLHGPKPGSFLHAEWITLHDNEYFRGFVGWLRGELDRVGPAEEAACAALFGRAVRLERQFFDDLYR; encoded by the coding sequence ATGAGCCTGTCCGAGCGCCTGCGCGCCCAGAACGCCGCCGATTGGGACGCCGCCACCACCCACCGCTTCGCGGCCGAGCTGGGCGCCGGCAGCATCGACCCCGCCGTGCTGCGCGCCTATCTGGTGCAGGACTACCAGTTCATCGACCGCTTCGTGGCGCTGCTGGGCGCGGCCATCGCCTCGGCCGACAGCTATGCCGCGCGGCTGCGCCTCTCCCGCTTCCTGGCGATGATCACCAGCGACGAGAACACCTATTTCCAGCGCGCCTTCGACGAACTCGGCGTGCCGGAGGCGGAGCGCACAGCGCCAGAGCTGAGCGAGACCACCCGCGCCTTCCAGGAGCTGATGCGCGAGGCGGCCGAGAGCCGCTCCTACGCCCAGGCGCTCTCCGTGCTGGCGGTGGCGGAATGGCTCTATCTGAGCTGGGCGGAGAGGCTGCACGGGCCGAAGCCCGGAAGCTTCCTGCACGCCGAATGGATCACCCTGCACGACAACGAGTATTTCCGCGGCTTCGTGGGCTGGCTGCGCGGCGAGCTGGACCGCGTCGGCCCGGCCGAGGAAGCCGCCTGCGCCGCGCTGTTCGGGCGGGCGGTCAGGCTGGAGCGGCAGTTTTTCGACGATCTTTACAGGTGA
- a CDS encoding PQQ-binding-like beta-propeller repeat protein, whose amino-acid sequence MQGKVWTRRAALLGGAGLLSGCGILDMFGESKDRLPGERRSILASQRPLEADASLAGQPLALPAATPRSAWPQPGAGPTHATGHSALGAQLGQAWRASAGTGSSYRRRLTSGPVIAEGTVFAADAYGEVSAFDLASGGRRWRFDTRPEKDDVGGVGAGCAFADGTLYVTTGLAELIAIDPATGQQRWRASLPAPTRGAPTVARGRVYVPTLENQLLALSAEDGRRLWTYRAQAATALPLGLPGPAVDEDFVVAGFPSGELVAMRPEDGRVQWTESLAGQGRGGLGDIAGVRGLPVIHEGRVYAMGMGGTSMAVDLRSGRRLWEHELGGTESPVVAGDWLFLVGDNGTLIAVQRESGRIRWLSELNEPPAGTDPKKFEAASFATPILAGGQLILPSSKGEALLVDPTSGQVGGRLRLPGSTTLPGAVAQDTLVLLTDDGTLVAYR is encoded by the coding sequence ATGCAGGGCAAAGTCTGGACACGGCGCGCGGCGCTGCTCGGCGGCGCGGGCCTGCTGAGCGGCTGCGGCATTCTCGACATGTTCGGCGAGAGCAAGGACCGCCTGCCGGGCGAGCGCCGCTCGATCCTGGCGTCGCAGCGGCCGCTGGAGGCCGATGCGAGCCTGGCCGGCCAGCCCCTCGCCCTGCCGGCCGCCACGCCGCGCAGCGCCTGGCCGCAGCCCGGCGCGGGTCCGACCCATGCCACCGGCCACAGCGCGCTCGGCGCGCAGCTCGGCCAGGCCTGGCGCGCCTCCGCCGGCACCGGCAGCTCCTATCGCCGCCGCCTGACCAGCGGCCCGGTCATCGCCGAGGGCACGGTCTTCGCGGCCGACGCCTATGGCGAGGTCTCGGCCTTCGACCTCGCCTCCGGCGGCCGCCGCTGGCGCTTCGACACACGGCCCGAGAAGGATGATGTGGGCGGCGTCGGCGCCGGCTGCGCCTTCGCCGATGGCACGCTCTACGTCACCACCGGCCTCGCCGAGCTGATCGCCATCGACCCGGCGACCGGCCAGCAGCGCTGGCGCGCCAGCCTGCCGGCGCCGACCCGCGGCGCCCCCACCGTGGCGCGCGGCCGCGTCTATGTGCCGACGCTGGAGAACCAGCTGCTGGCGCTCTCGGCCGAGGATGGCAGGCGGCTCTGGACCTACCGCGCCCAGGCGGCGACCGCGCTGCCGCTCGGCCTGCCGGGCCCGGCGGTGGACGAGGATTTTGTCGTCGCCGGCTTCCCCTCGGGCGAGCTGGTGGCGATGCGGCCCGAGGATGGCCGCGTGCAATGGACCGAAAGCCTGGCCGGCCAGGGCCGCGGCGGCCTCGGCGACATCGCCGGGGTGCGCGGCCTGCCGGTGATCCATGAGGGGCGCGTCTATGCCATGGGCATGGGCGGCACCTCCATGGCGGTCGATCTGCGCTCCGGCCGCCGGCTGTGGGAGCATGAGCTGGGCGGCACGGAAAGCCCGGTCGTCGCCGGGGACTGGCTGTTCCTGGTGGGCGACAATGGCACGCTGATCGCCGTGCAGCGCGAAAGCGGCCGCATCCGCTGGCTGTCCGAGCTGAACGAGCCGCCGGCCGGCACCGACCCGAAGAAGTTCGAGGCGGCGAGCTTCGCCACCCCGATCCTGGCCGGCGGGCAGCTGATCCTGCCCAGCAGCAAGGGCGAGGCGCTGCTGGTCGACCCCACCTCCGGCCAGGTCGGCGGGCGGCTGCGCCTGCCGGGCTCCACCACCCTGCCCGGCGCGGTGGCGCAGGACACGCTGGTGCTGCTCACCGATGACGGGACGCTGGTCGCCTACCGGTAA
- a CDS encoding aspartate-semialdehyde dehydrogenase — protein sequence MNALPSSAELAPPSHQSVAANPVVAIVGATGAVGVEMLRSLEERDFPLASLKLLASPRSAGKTMRFRGQDLAIEALDESSFEGVDLALFSAGSGVSKRYAAAAVKAGAVVVDNSSAFRMDPDVPLVVPEVNGAEIARHRGIIANPNCVAIIATVPLWPLQQAIGIRRVTAATYQAASGAGAAAMEELRASTEAYLKGEAFTPQVLPHPYAFNLFSHNAEVDPESGYNGEELKVIAETRRIMDAPSLPLGITCIRVPILRAHAIALNVEFNRPVSPDEVKALLAEAPGVRIVDDRVANHFPMPSEASGQGDVLAGRFRADLGDPSGHSVAFFVAGDQLLKGAALNAVQIAEQLLAR from the coding sequence ATGAACGCCCTCCCCTCCTCCGCCGAACTGGCCCCGCCCTCGCATCAGAGCGTGGCCGCCAACCCCGTGGTCGCCATTGTCGGCGCCACCGGCGCCGTTGGCGTCGAGATGCTGCGCTCGCTCGAGGAGCGCGACTTCCCGCTGGCCTCGCTGAAGCTGCTGGCCTCGCCGCGCTCGGCCGGCAAGACCATGCGCTTCCGCGGCCAGGATCTGGCCATCGAGGCGCTGGACGAGAGCAGCTTCGAGGGTGTGGACCTCGCTTTGTTCTCCGCCGGCTCGGGCGTGTCGAAGCGCTATGCGGCGGCGGCGGTGAAGGCCGGCGCGGTGGTGGTGGACAATTCCTCCGCCTTCCGCATGGACCCCGACGTGCCGCTGGTGGTGCCCGAGGTGAACGGGGCCGAGATCGCGCGGCATCGCGGCATCATCGCCAACCCGAACTGCGTCGCCATCATCGCCACCGTGCCGCTCTGGCCGCTGCAGCAGGCGATCGGCATCCGCCGCGTCACCGCCGCCACCTACCAGGCGGCCTCCGGCGCCGGCGCCGCGGCGATGGAGGAGCTGCGCGCCTCCACCGAGGCCTATCTGAAGGGCGAGGCCTTCACGCCGCAGGTGCTGCCGCACCCCTATGCCTTCAACCTGTTCAGCCACAATGCCGAGGTCGACCCCGAGAGCGGCTACAATGGCGAGGAGCTGAAGGTGATCGCCGAGACGCGGCGCATCATGGACGCCCCCTCCCTGCCGCTCGGCATCACCTGCATCCGCGTGCCGATCCTGCGCGCCCATGCCATCGCGCTGAATGTCGAGTTCAACCGCCCGGTCTCCCCGGACGAGGTGAAGGCGCTGCTGGCCGAGGCGCCGGGGGTGCGCATCGTCGATGACCGGGTGGCGAACCATTTCCCGATGCCGTCCGAGGCCTCGGGCCAGGGCGATGTGCTGGCCGGCCGCTTCCGCGCCGATCTGGGCGACCCGAGCGGGCATTCGGTGGCGTTCTTCGTCGCCGGCGACCAGCTGCTGAAGGGCGCGGCGCTGAACGCCGTGCAGATCGCGGAGCAGCTGCTGGCGCGCTGA
- a CDS encoding tetratricopeptide repeat protein: protein MPDIFDEVQEELRAERARRLALRYGGLFTGVALLALVGLGGWQGWRWYQQREATQSAAVFLEQHRAAEAQGADLRAIGDRFAGLAASSPEGYRILATLRAAALKAETGDRDGALALWNQLSGDGGAPRIYRDLASLMWALHGIDSQDPAQLSARLAPLAAEGSAWRASARELQGLLALRQGDKATAKREFEALAQDVTAPQGLRDRAGRLAAGLGV from the coding sequence TTGCCGGATATTTTCGACGAAGTGCAGGAGGAGCTGCGGGCCGAACGGGCCCGCCGCCTGGCCCTGCGGTATGGCGGGCTGTTCACCGGCGTGGCGCTGCTGGCGCTGGTCGGGCTCGGCGGCTGGCAGGGCTGGCGCTGGTACCAGCAGCGCGAGGCCACGCAATCCGCCGCCGTCTTCCTGGAGCAGCACCGCGCCGCCGAGGCGCAGGGCGCCGACCTGCGCGCGATCGGCGACCGCTTCGCCGGCCTCGCCGCAAGCAGCCCGGAAGGCTACCGGATCCTGGCCACGCTGCGCGCCGCCGCGCTGAAGGCCGAGACCGGCGACCGCGACGGCGCGCTGGCGCTGTGGAACCAGCTTTCTGGCGATGGCGGCGCGCCGCGGATCTATCGCGACCTGGCCAGCCTGATGTGGGCGCTGCACGGCATCGATTCGCAGGACCCGGCGCAGCTTTCCGCGCGCCTCGCGCCGCTGGCGGCCGAAGGCAGCGCCTGGCGCGCCTCGGCGCGCGAGCTGCAGGGGCTGCTGGCGCTGCGCCAGGGCGACAAGGCCACTGCCAAGCGCGAATTCGAGGCGCTGGCCCAGGATGTCACCGCGCCGCAGGGCCTGCGCGACCGCGCCGGCCGGCTGGCCGCAGGATTGGGGGTGTGA
- the asnB gene encoding asparagine synthase (glutamine-hydrolyzing), translating to MCGIAGLILKPGATPDAALLQRLIGALAHRGPDGSGHHVAGQVALAHNRLAIIDLATGDQPLFAGPAALVGNGEVYNYRELREENQLGCATGSDCEPPLHLYRRDGLGFADRLRGMYALAIHDRAARQVVLTRDPFGIKPLYLAETSEGIAFASEAQALIGAGLVAPRIRAESRAELLQMQFTTGAETIFEGITRLLPGETVAISEGRVLERRRRAALPEGGPVATTEEAALAAFDAAFQSSVDLHQRSDVPYGLFLSGGTDSAAVLAMMARLNDSPVRAYTAGFDVAGAADERERAATLARAVGARHESITVSEAEVWRHLPEIVAAMDDPAADYAIIPTWFLARRARQEVKVVLSGEGGDELLGGYGRYRAAMRPWWLGGKALRSRGAFDRLEVLRAPPTGWRDGIAAAEAAVALPGRSRLMAAQALDVADWLPNDLLLKLDRCLMAHAVEGRTPFLDSAVAGAVFRLPDALKVRNGAGKWLLREWLARHLPAAEPHRPKQGFTVPVGAWIAAKGERLGPLVAAQPGVAEIARPDRVAALFKAAGGKREGFAAWHLLFYALWHRRHVEGVMPAGDTFEYLAAR from the coding sequence ATGTGCGGCATTGCCGGCCTGATCCTGAAACCCGGCGCCACGCCCGACGCGGCGCTGCTGCAGCGGCTGATCGGCGCGCTGGCGCATCGCGGCCCGGACGGCTCGGGGCATCATGTCGCCGGCCAGGTGGCGCTGGCGCATAACCGGCTGGCGATCATCGACCTGGCCACCGGCGACCAGCCGCTCTTCGCCGGCCCCGCCGCGCTGGTCGGCAATGGCGAGGTCTACAACTACCGCGAGCTGCGCGAGGAGAACCAGCTCGGCTGCGCCACCGGCAGCGATTGCGAGCCGCCGCTGCATCTCTACCGGCGCGACGGGCTGGGCTTCGCCGACCGGCTGCGTGGCATGTATGCGCTGGCCATCCATGACCGCGCGGCGCGGCAGGTGGTGCTGACGCGCGACCCCTTCGGCATCAAGCCGCTCTACCTGGCCGAGACCTCGGAGGGCATCGCCTTCGCCTCCGAGGCGCAGGCGCTGATCGGCGCCGGTCTGGTGGCGCCGCGCATCCGCGCCGAATCGCGCGCCGAGCTGCTGCAGATGCAGTTCACCACCGGCGCCGAGACCATCTTCGAGGGCATCACCCGCCTGCTGCCGGGCGAGACGGTGGCGATCTCGGAAGGCCGCGTGCTGGAGCGCCGCCGCCGCGCCGCCCTGCCCGAGGGCGGGCCGGTGGCGACCACCGAGGAGGCGGCGCTGGCGGCGTTCGATGCCGCCTTCCAGTCCAGCGTCGATCTGCACCAGCGCAGCGACGTGCCCTACGGCCTGTTCCTGTCGGGCGGCACCGACAGCGCCGCCGTGCTGGCGATGATGGCGCGGCTGAATGACAGCCCGGTGCGCGCCTACACCGCCGGCTTCGACGTGGCGGGTGCCGCGGATGAGCGCGAGCGCGCCGCGACGCTGGCCCGCGCCGTCGGCGCCCGGCATGAGAGCATCACCGTCTCCGAGGCCGAGGTCTGGCGGCATCTGCCGGAGATCGTCGCCGCCATGGACGACCCGGCGGCGGATTACGCCATCATCCCCACCTGGTTCCTGGCGCGCCGCGCCCGGCAGGAGGTGAAGGTGGTGCTCTCGGGCGAGGGCGGGGATGAGCTGCTGGGCGGCTATGGCCGCTACCGCGCCGCCATGCGGCCCTGGTGGCTGGGCGGCAAGGCGCTGCGCAGCCGCGGCGCCTTCGACCGGCTGGAGGTGCTGCGCGCGCCCCCCACCGGCTGGCGCGACGGCATCGCCGCCGCCGAGGCCGCCGTGGCGCTGCCCGGGCGCAGCCGGCTGATGGCCGCCCAGGCGCTGGATGTGGCCGACTGGCTGCCCAATGACCTGCTGCTGAAGCTGGACCGCTGCCTGATGGCGCATGCGGTGGAGGGGCGCACCCCCTTCCTGGACAGCGCCGTGGCGGGGGCGGTGTTCCGCCTGCCGGACGCGCTGAAGGTGCGCAACGGTGCGGGCAAATGGCTGCTGCGCGAATGGCTGGCGCGGCATCTGCCGGCGGCCGAGCCGCATCGGCCGAAGCAGGGCTTCACCGTGCCGGTCGGCGCCTGGATCGCCGCCAAGGGCGAGCGGCTGGGGCCGCTGGTGGCGGCGCAGCCCGGCGTGGCCGAGATCGCCCGGCCGGACCGCGTGGCCGCCCTGTTCAAGGCGGCGGGCGGCAAGCGCGAGGGCTTCGCCGCCTGGCACCTGCTGTTCTACGCGCTGTGGCACCGCCGGCATGTGGAGGGCGTGATGCCCGCGGGCGATACCTTCGAGTATCTGGCGGCGCGCTGA
- a CDS encoding calcium-binding protein → MAVFNGTLGADEMFGTEDDDSFYLSNGNDRAWGNGGNDMMNGGAGIDYLYGGDGNDRLIGETENDFLYGEGGDDDIYGGHGNDWLEGGLGNDYLNGGDQNDILYGNDGEDTIYGGNGNDTVYGGAQNDFIVGDAGNDILRGQDGDDYISGGLGNDTVYGDQSATSGTGNDYLRGDEGDDTIYGGLGNDSLAGGAGADRLYGGAGADSFLYVLNQSTATAYDIVYDFSVAEADRFDLSVIDTDPATAGNQAFAFLATQGAAFTGGVAEVRWYTDSANTYIEADLGDGGAAEVHVQIAGLHTLTADSFLL, encoded by the coding sequence TTGGCTGTTTTCAATGGGACCCTTGGCGCCGATGAGATGTTTGGCACCGAAGACGACGACAGCTTCTACCTGAGCAACGGCAATGACCGCGCCTGGGGCAATGGCGGCAATGACATGATGAATGGCGGCGCCGGCATCGACTACCTCTATGGCGGCGACGGCAATGACCGGCTCATCGGCGAAACCGAGAATGACTTTCTGTATGGGGAGGGAGGGGACGACGATATCTATGGCGGCCACGGCAATGACTGGCTCGAGGGCGGCCTTGGAAACGACTATCTCAATGGCGGCGACCAGAACGACATCCTCTACGGCAATGACGGGGAGGATACGATCTATGGCGGCAACGGCAACGACACCGTCTATGGCGGCGCCCAGAACGATTTTATCGTAGGTGATGCCGGGAATGACATCCTGCGCGGCCAGGACGGCGATGACTACATCTCTGGCGGGCTCGGCAACGACACCGTCTATGGCGACCAGAGCGCCACCAGCGGCACCGGCAATGATTATCTGCGCGGCGACGAGGGCGACGACACGATCTATGGCGGGCTGGGCAATGACAGCCTGGCCGGCGGCGCGGGGGCGGATCGGCTCTATGGCGGCGCCGGGGCCGACAGCTTCCTCTACGTCCTCAACCAGAGCACGGCCACGGCCTATGACATCGTCTATGATTTCAGCGTGGCCGAGGCGGACCGCTTCGACCTCTCGGTGATCGACACCGATCCCGCGACCGCCGGCAACCAGGCCTTCGCCTTCCTGGCGACACAAGGCGCGGCCTTCACCGGCGGTGTCGCGGAGGTCCGCTGGTACACCGATTCGGCCAACACCTATATCGAGGCCGATTTGGGCGATGGCGGCGCCGCCGAGGTCCATGTGCAGATCGCCGGCCTGCACACGCTGACCGCCGACAGCTTCCTCCTCTAG
- a CDS encoding glycosyltransferase: MRIAQVIAGARMGGAEGFYERLTCALHAEGEEVLSVIRADPGRAARLAVRGLAPLQLRFGSPWLDWMTRPRLSAALRRFQPQVVVSWMNRATLFTPRGGWTLVGRLGGYYDLKHYRHCDHLVGNTRDLVRWMVEQGQPAERVHYLPNFVEEMGGVLPAELPLPAEAPRLLAMGRLHRNKGFDTLLRALPHVPGAHLALAGEGPERATLEALARELGVAERVHFLGWRQDAGALLAACDVFVCSSRHEPLGNIVLEAWSAARPVVAIAAQGPSELIREGETGLLVPQEAPEALGQAIAGLLAAPQRRAALAEAGRAAYLAGFAEAPVLARWRGFLQQVAPAASASTGASTLGGAA, from the coding sequence ATGAGGATCGCGCAGGTGATAGCCGGCGCCCGCATGGGCGGCGCCGAGGGCTTCTATGAGCGCCTGACCTGCGCCCTGCATGCGGAGGGGGAGGAGGTGCTCTCGGTCATCCGCGCCGATCCGGGCCGCGCCGCGCGGCTGGCGGTGCGCGGCCTCGCGCCGCTGCAGCTGCGCTTCGGCAGCCCCTGGCTCGACTGGATGACGCGGCCGCGCCTTTCCGCCGCGCTGCGCCGCTTCCAGCCCCAGGTGGTGGTGTCCTGGATGAACCGCGCCACGCTGTTCACGCCGCGCGGCGGCTGGACGCTGGTCGGGCGGCTGGGCGGCTATTACGACCTGAAGCATTACCGCCATTGCGACCATCTGGTCGGCAACACGCGCGACCTGGTGCGCTGGATGGTGGAGCAGGGCCAGCCGGCGGAGCGGGTGCATTACCTGCCCAATTTCGTCGAGGAGATGGGCGGCGTGCTGCCGGCCGAGCTGCCGCTGCCCGCCGAGGCGCCGCGCCTGCTGGCGATGGGGCGGCTGCACCGCAACAAGGGCTTCGACACGCTGCTGCGCGCCCTGCCGCATGTGCCCGGCGCCCATCTGGCGCTGGCCGGCGAGGGGCCGGAGCGCGCCACGCTGGAAGCCCTGGCGCGTGAGCTGGGTGTGGCCGAGCGAGTGCATTTCCTCGGCTGGCGGCAGGATGCCGGGGCGCTGCTGGCGGCCTGCGACGTCTTCGTCTGCTCCAGCCGGCACGAGCCGCTGGGCAATATCGTGCTGGAGGCCTGGAGCGCGGCGCGCCCCGTCGTCGCCATCGCGGCGCAGGGCCCCTCCGAGCTGATCCGCGAGGGCGAGACCGGGCTGCTGGTGCCGCAGGAGGCGCCGGAGGCGCTGGGCCAGGCGATCGCCGGGCTGCTGGCGGCGCCGCAGCGGCGCGCGGCGCTGGCCGAGGCCGGGCGCGCCGCCTATCTGGCCGGCTTCGCCGAGGCGCCGGTGCTTGCGCGCTGGCGCGGCTTCCTGCAACAGGTGGCTCCGGCAGCCAGTGCCTCAACCGGTGCTTCAACCCTGGGCGGAGCGGCCTGA
- the der gene encoding ribosome biogenesis GTPase Der, with protein sequence MLPRIAIIGRPNVGKSTLFNRLAGRKLAIVDDTPGVTRDRKETEARLGGRAVLLLDTAGLEEAPPDTVAGRMRASSEVAIRDADLVLFVVDARSGITPSDRAFAAWLRRQSVPVLLVANKTEGRGGGMAAYEAYELGLGDPVAISAEHGEGIADLHTTAAELLPEEEDEDARDRTRPLRLAIVGRPNAGKSTLLNALLGEERMITGPEPGLTRDAVAVEWTDETGGKVRLVDTAGLRKKSRIVEGLEQMSVAATIAALKEAEAAILVLDANLGMDEQDLRIARLAEREGRAVIIAFNKWDAVEDRAACRRKLDDVLASSLAQLKGVGVVTLSAMTGRGVDRLMPAVRQTVERWNRRIPTGELNRWFEAAVARHSPPLVDGRRIKLRYATMPKARPPTIAIFGPRAEDLPEDYRRYLVNSFRDAFDMPGVPIRVNARGGKNPFVEE encoded by the coding sequence ATGCTGCCTCGTATCGCCATTATCGGCCGCCCCAATGTGGGCAAGTCCACGCTGTTCAACCGCCTGGCCGGCCGCAAGCTCGCCATCGTGGACGACACCCCGGGCGTCACCCGCGATCGCAAGGAGACGGAAGCCCGGCTCGGCGGCCGCGCCGTGCTGCTGCTCGACACGGCAGGCCTCGAGGAAGCGCCGCCCGACACCGTCGCCGGCCGCATGCGCGCCAGCTCCGAGGTCGCCATCCGCGACGCCGATCTGGTGCTCTTCGTGGTCGATGCCCGCTCGGGCATCACCCCCTCCGACCGCGCCTTCGCCGCCTGGCTGCGCCGCCAGAGCGTGCCGGTGCTGCTGGTCGCCAACAAGACCGAGGGCCGCGGCGGCGGCATGGCCGCCTATGAGGCCTATGAGCTCGGCCTCGGCGACCCCGTCGCCATCTCCGCCGAACATGGCGAGGGCATCGCCGATTTGCACACCACCGCCGCCGAGCTGCTGCCGGAGGAGGAGGACGAGGATGCGCGCGACCGCACCCGGCCGCTGCGCCTGGCCATCGTCGGCCGGCCCAATGCCGGCAAGTCCACCCTGCTGAACGCCCTGCTGGGCGAGGAGCGCATGATCACCGGCCCCGAGCCCGGCCTGACCCGCGACGCGGTGGCCGTGGAATGGACCGACGAGACCGGCGGCAAGGTGCGGCTGGTCGACACCGCCGGGCTGCGCAAGAAGTCCCGCATCGTCGAGGGGCTGGAGCAGATGTCGGTGGCCGCCACCATCGCCGCGCTGAAGGAGGCGGAGGCCGCCATCCTGGTGCTCGACGCCAATCTCGGCATGGATGAGCAGGATCTGCGCATCGCCCGCCTGGCCGAGCGCGAGGGCCGCGCCGTCATCATCGCCTTCAACAAATGGGACGCCGTCGAGGACCGCGCCGCCTGCCGCCGCAAGCTGGACGACGTGCTCGCCTCGTCGCTCGCCCAGCTCAAGGGCGTCGGTGTCGTCACCCTCTCGGCCATGACCGGGCGCGGGGTGGACCGGCTGATGCCGGCGGTGCGGCAGACGGTGGAGCGCTGGAACCGCCGCATCCCGACCGGCGAGCTGAACCGCTGGTTCGAGGCCGCCGTGGCGCGCCATTCCCCGCCGCTGGTCGATGGCCGCCGCATCAAGCTGCGCTACGCCACCATGCCGAAGGCGCGGCCGCCCACCATCGCCATCTTCGGCCCCCGCGCCGAGGACCTGCCGGAAGATTATCGCCGCTACCTGGTGAACAGCTTCCGCGACGCCTTCGACATGCCGGGCGTGCCGATCCGGGTGAATGCCCGCGGCGGCAAGAACCCCTTCGTCGAGGAGTGA
- a CDS encoding dihydroorotase gives MTSFDLILRGGTCVLPWGEAVADVGVKAGRIAAIGDLGAASAPQVVDCAGLHVLPGLIDPHVHLRDPGDPAVETIPTGTKAAILGGITAVFDMPNTTPSITSQAALEEKRAYVQGKAWCDIGFYVGAAKSNIAELAALEANPDVCGIKVFAGSSTGDLLVHDDASLERVMRLGRRRISYHSEDEYRLQERKPLYAAGGPHRLHAEWRDVECAFLGTRRLMALARETGRPAHILHVSTAEELVYLKDFRDVATVEVLVNHLSQTDEAYERLGGYAVMNPPIRDARHQAAAWEAVRNGTVDCIGSDHAPHSRAAKERPWPATAAGLTGVQTLAPLMLDHVNAGRLTLGRMVDLMSAGPARVYGAVTKGRLAAGYDADFTVVDLKKSRTIEESWIASPCGWTPFAGQRVTGWPVMTIVRGQVAMREDEVLGSPQGKPVLFH, from the coding sequence ATGACCAGCTTCGATCTCATCCTGCGCGGGGGAACCTGCGTGCTGCCCTGGGGCGAGGCGGTGGCGGATGTCGGCGTCAAGGCCGGCCGCATCGCCGCGATCGGCGATCTGGGCGCGGCCAGCGCGCCGCAGGTGGTCGATTGCGCCGGGCTGCATGTGCTGCCCGGGCTGATCGACCCGCATGTGCATCTGCGCGACCCGGGCGACCCGGCGGTGGAGACCATCCCGACCGGGACCAAGGCCGCTATCCTGGGCGGCATCACGGCCGTCTTCGACATGCCCAACACCACGCCGTCCATCACCAGCCAGGCGGCGCTGGAGGAAAAGCGGGCCTATGTGCAGGGCAAGGCCTGGTGCGACATCGGCTTCTATGTCGGCGCCGCCAAGTCCAACATCGCCGAGCTGGCGGCGCTGGAAGCCAATCCGGATGTCTGCGGCATCAAGGTCTTCGCCGGCTCCTCGACCGGCGACCTGCTGGTGCATGACGATGCCAGCCTGGAGCGGGTGATGCGGCTCGGCCGCCGCCGCATCTCCTACCATTCCGAGGACGAATACCGGCTGCAGGAGCGCAAGCCGCTCTACGCCGCCGGCGGCCCGCACCGGCTGCATGCCGAGTGGCGCGATGTCGAATGCGCCTTCCTCGGCACCCGCCGGCTGATGGCGCTGGCGCGCGAGACCGGGCGGCCTGCGCATATCCTGCACGTCTCGACCGCCGAGGAGCTGGTCTATCTGAAGGATTTCCGCGACGTCGCGACCGTCGAGGTGCTGGTGAACCACCTCTCCCAGACCGACGAGGCCTATGAGCGGCTGGGTGGCTATGCGGTGATGAACCCGCCGATCCGCGACGCGCGCCACCAGGCGGCGGCGTGGGAGGCGGTGCGCAACGGCACGGTCGATTGCATCGGCTCCGACCACGCCCCGCACAGCCGCGCTGCCAAGGAGCGCCCCTGGCCGGCGACGGCGGCCGGGCTGACGGGCGTGCAGACCCTGGCGCCGCTGATGCTCGACCATGTGAATGCCGGCCGCCTGACGCTCGGCCGCATGGTGGACCTGATGTCGGCCGGCCCCGCCCGGGTCTATGGCGCGGTCACCAAGGGGCGGCTGGCCGCCGGCTATGACGCGGATTTCACCGTGGTCGACCTGAAGAAGAGCCGCACCATCGAGGAGAGCTGGATTGCCTCCCCCTGCGGCTGGACGCCCTTCGCCGGGCAGCGCGTCACCGGCTGGCCGGTGATGACCATCGTGCGCGGCCAGGTCGCGATGCGCGAGGACGAGGTGCTGGGCAGCCCGCAGGGCAAGCCCGTCCTCTTCCACTGA
- a CDS encoding cold-shock protein — translation MAFGTVKWFNATKGYGFIQPEDGSKDVFLHISDVQRSGLREPREGERLQYDLQQGQQGKVSATNLRQG, via the coding sequence ATGGCTTTCGGCACCGTGAAGTGGTTCAACGCCACCAAGGGCTACGGCTTCATCCAGCCGGAAGACGGCTCCAAGGACGTCTTCCTGCACATCTCCGACGTGCAGCGCTCCGGCCTGCGCGAGCCGCGCGAGGGCGAGCGTCTGCAGTATGACCTGCAGCAGGGCCAGCAGGGCAAGGTCTCCGCGACCAATCTGCGCCAGGGCTGA